One part of the Mycosarcoma maydis chromosome 18, whole genome shotgun sequence genome encodes these proteins:
- a CDS encoding uncharacterized protein (related to transport protein USO1), which yields MEGSSLNVAAPVFKPSGAANSFTPAPSQPAPPTLLSSSGPDAAVHAPDHLSPSTMLSQIQNQMASGGGVPGGMIHMNASSRPFVPGTAVKPSIVEPPTPIPYHPPLSSFANASRSPVPQHRLGHALNPGSVQLTGLPTFLATPPVINHMPHMSRSPSYTGPPSPISPNFSGAASPFVMPPAQMSYGLPLPAGLMNGNMKPRRAKGLPPVTPLKTTGHNSTPSISMNPAAFAANLAALKARKKVVVCLPAEQLLPDDEALLAQPEDESLGEEVKSDVDGVETGARASEPGSAKSRHARASALTRSRWVQRQPLSSDKHDLVPFFEAPREEIVTCDIHPEPWPYSLGLPDTIEIYLPGMSAWDEYLELRYEEQQMEAATTDHEPRSPLAHQGIPLPPSTAGFTFDRRGRSLSISTPADPGMVTFKLNRFLESQQQQLSQYDSDQVCGLDSAQNFGDADKPFGRFQTDLPNRLREAFARRRGDSSDLNLRPSLKTTHNHTMSLGLPSSGGPFGPEVFSALDMIRANSDEGPSKPPSEAQDLPQKPLSDTEAFAGKSEIYLSNIAEEDGEQEPSAELAVEGHTRVGSWKDLGRGFGYEPQSPNAAPNGTTSKHVRQASRFSVNTSRHDGEENDELGFDGEEAEIRTNPSEDADASDFEEEPNEYGADHWRSRHNSVHLSAFGDGHDRYADDNQSHASNDDSLQDSLTPSDEQFSNPSDEEAAREERILRRQHRAAERAARRERKQRQRGRAYSDNTLPSSSIGEADIHHNGVYGQDEQQRNPRNGNTISNPSEQEHCDIDDDSQTFGHNDRSNMPDQGPQFSRDFRFPPLNPCTVDVDPQVQSSSVHSGNCPPMSGTLGRASGISLLNPDAKEFKFGGTSASTRSVSAPQPSMQTAPEAAGAHFRLPSIKTSSFGSSALGDAPTNAAHLNVGAAPFTPGLFTFKAIQRLQVPENSLSASPSIAVTSADGGADHRETENRDMQGREKRTRYGPIDYDSQDERSSVYSPSPPRPKASAATIEGPLRIFSSLARNSPQPFLPVGYSQQQRAVSHESRLTADAPSFVPTWAKSSQLLGGSTSFKRPSLPDWDQQGQQAVDKDLPSILDPTFFSRDVESKAIPVGRASKDDVRGAARPSLSSASTLASVDKQANKSAVEPSRAADVDSGQETSETHQAPFAWQPSASNRLAPRTQPMHIPSGPRSCHSPSISQTSDAGHVPSIRWGDRRTSSRMSMSSLDRRFRRSCRGKKGPDDVGGNDEDDYEDEEESVTDIIEEIVERMDKVLEGWAGKILDEVTIMGQVRPHPRNLASVSDFPLDQEKLVQDMFKRMEEALDSRLTPALFASHARRASDETQSTIRPLRQRNSSSDVKTANSSLADAPGEWDFDYVQDILDVKLGEFRNQIESTLAQVMAALDKNGHLGAAVKPNGNDKYTNDSGPLVDFAEVVTARLMTQLESTLQLHLHAAKEFQSASDVELQKAMQSKLDENLFLLSEKGATDRSSIQHMLESEMHGLERSFSKIVSSVEEHIRSALMLHLPPLLADKASSDGTLADRLTNQLGSALGPVLSEERRCMLEEHQRSRDLLLEALPSSTQIAQSTIKLVEPLVKSLKSEPIDSDALVKRLAEVIGKQSIEHLVDLNPVLALIEPLIVKHEEARAFSKKILQRQEDTERTLCELPGAINAKTEIFLSSANDTSERQGLILEKIAEIKAEIKDSSSTLSNAASLNTDALHRRLEDLAKDKILTRETAEKTLSELASVYQVLDSSYQALSRLEAQHTSSEESHRDATAWLEKQAQANADLAKELREAEARAARAEAGQAEAEAKLSSLGRESDSLRDQLAQLTAEFASFKAERTKEQEASEKAVADAMARVDRAEAASVETQDRMSRLLEQANVAEREAYDSAKSVLERASKAEGQVAALEKRIAEQDNKIGNLQQLSATQKQKAAQSHQKLAEGEKRVKELEGKAEELAEAAIRLRLLEEKANELEDVRRQLHDSVEREALMKKELTKYDDRFSEMETELVEIKDSFVERSVHEEVQRKYTESQKLVEQLEAKLQTLTASPLTFDGWEAVEKQKTGAWASMHAPRVHIEDVELVGRSSRSIRSVSFASTAGSQGKKEVEVDEGGWWS from the exons ATGGAGGGCAGCAGTCTCAACGTTGCTGCGCCTGTGTTTAAGCCCAGCGGCGCTGCAAACAGCTTTACACCAGCACCTAGTCAGCCGGCCCCCCCTACGCTATTATCCTCGTCTGGTCcagatgctgctgtgcaCGCGCCAGATCATCTCAGTCCTTCAACCATG CTATCGCAGATACAGAATCAAATGGCATCTGGCGGCGGCGTGCCGGGCGGTATGATTCACATGAATGCTAGTTCTCGCCCTTTTGTCCCTGGTACAGCAGTCAAAcccagcatcgtcgagccTCCGACGCCAATTCCTTACCATCCCCCTCTGTCATCTTTTGCAAATGCCTCCCGATCGCCGGTCCCACAACACAGGCTGGGTCACGCCTTAAACCCGGGAAGCGTCCAGCTCACTGGCTTGCCTACTTTTCTTGCAACGCCGCCTGTCATTAATCACATGCCCCACatgtctcgctcgcctaGCTACACTGGGCCACCGTCTCCAATTTCGCCCAACTTCTCCGGCGCAGCGAGCCCTTTCGTCATGCCACCAGCTCAGATGAGCTACGGTTTGCCTCTTCCTGCGGGCTTGATGAATGGAAACATGAAGCCTAGGAGAGCCAAAGGACTTCCGCCTGTCACGCCTCTCAAGACCACCGGTCATAACTCCACGCCTTCCATCTCTATGAATCCAGCCGCGTTTGCTGCCAACCTTGCTGCCCTCAAGGCTAGGAAGAAGGTTGTCGTATGCTTGCCAGCAGAACAGCTTTTGccagacgacgaggcaCTGCTCGCCCAGCCAGAGGACGAGTCTCTTGGGGAAGAGGTAAAGAGCGAtgttgatggcgtcgaAACCGGAGCACGTGCTAGCGAACCAGGTTCAGCCAAGAGTCGTCATGCTCGTGCCTCCGCCCTGACGCGTAGCAGATGGGTTCAACGACAACCGTTGAGTTCAGATAAACATGATCTCGTCCCTTTCTTTGAAGCCCCCAGGGAGGAAATCGTCACTTGCGATATCCATCCCGAACCTTGGCCATATTCCCTCGGTCTGCCAGATACAATAGAGATCTATCTTCCAGGCATGAGCGCTTGGGATGAGTATCTCGAATTGCGCTacgaagagcagcagatggAAGCCGCGACGACCGATCACGAGCCGCGTTCGCCTTTGGCTCATCAAGGAATTCCGCTACCTCCCAGCACAGCTGGTTTTACCTTTGATCGCAGAGGTCGCAGCCTGTCTATCTCAACACCGGCAGATCCCGGCATGGTAACCTTTAAGCTTAATCGTTTCTTGgagtcgcagcagcagcagctatCACAGTACGATTCCGACCAGGTTTGCGGACTAGACTCAGCACAGAACTTTGGCGACGCAGATAAGCCGTTTGGCCGCTTTCAGACAGACCTGCCCAATCGCTTGCGCGAAGCATTTGCTCGCCGTCGCGGCGACAGCTCTGATCTCAATCTTCGCCCATCGCTCAAGACCACTCATAACCATACCATgtcgctcggcttgccCAGTTCAGGCGGTCCCTTTGGCCCCGAGGTCTTCAGCGCTCTGGATATGATCCGTGCCAACTCGGACGAAGGCCCTTCAAAGCCTCCTTCGGAAGCTCAAGATCTGCCGCAGAAGCCGCTGTCTGATACCGAAGCCTTCGCTGGCAAGTCCGAAATCTATCTCTCCAATATCGCTGAagaagatggcgagcaagagccCAGCGCTGAGCTTGCGGTTGAAGGGCATACACGCGTCGGCAGCTGGAAGGATCTCGGAAGGGGTTTCGGATACGAGCCACAAAGTCCGAATGCGGCACCCAACGGGACTACCAGCAAGCACGTCAGGCAAGCCTCGAGGTTCTCTGTCAACACCTCACGCCATGATGGCGAAGAGAATGACGAACTTGGGTTTGACGGAGAAGAGGCCGAAATACGCACCAACCCAAGCGAGGATGCTGACGCTTCCGACTTCGAGGAAGAACCGAACGAGTATGGAGCTGACCATTGGCGTTCACGACATAACAGTGTCCACTTGTCTGCTTTCGGCGACGGTCACGATCGTTATGCCGACGACAACCAGTCTCATGCCAGCAACGATGACAGCCTTCAAGACTCTTTGACGCCTTCGGACGAGCAATTCAGCAACCCCTCGGATGAAGAGGCCGCCAGGGAGGAGCGTATCTTacgtcgacagcatcgtGCCGCTGAAcgtgcagctcgtcgagagcgcaagcagcgtcagcgaGGTCGGGCCTATAGCGACAACACCCTtcccagcagcagcatcggcgaAGCCGATATACATCACAATGGCGTATACGGGCAAGATGAGCAACAGCGAAACCCGCGCAACGGTAATACCATCAGCAATCCCTCGGAACAGGAGCATTGTgacatcgacgacgactcaCAGACCTTTGGTCACAACGATCGTTCCAACATGCCTGATCAAGGACCGCAGTTTAGTCGAGATTTTCGCTTCCCTCCTCTCAACCCATGTACGGTTGACGTGGATCCTCAAGTGCAGTCGAGCTCTGTCCATTCAGGCAATTGTCCGCCCATGTCTGGGACGCTGGGCCGAGCTTCTGGAATCTCGCTTCTCAATCCTGATGCCAAGGAGTTCAAGTTCGGCGGGACAAGCGCCTCCACCAGGTCTGTGTCTGCTCCACAGCCAAGCATGCAAACTGCACCAGAAGCGGCCGGAGCGCACTTCCGCCTACCGAGCATCAAGACATCCAGCTTTGGTTCCAGTGCTCTAGGAGACGCACCCACGAATGCAGCTCACCTCAATGTGGGTGCGGCTCCGTTCACCCCTGGCTTGTTTACCTTCAAGGCGATCCAGCGACTGCAAGTACCTGAGAATTCACTGTCCGCATCACCAAGCATCGCAGTAACTAGTGCTGATGGTGGTGCCGACCACAGAGAGACCGAGAACCGAGATATGCAAGGTCGAGAGAAACGTACCCGCTATGGTCCCATCGATTACGACAGTCAAGACGAGCGCTCATCTGTGTACAGTCCAAGTCCTCCTCGGCCAAAAGCTTCAGCGGCAACAATCGAAGGTCCCCTGCGCATTTTCAGTTCATTGGCAAGGAACAGTCCTCAGCCTTTCTTGCCGGTGGGCTAttcacagcagcagcgtgctGTCTCACACGAATCCCGCTTGACCGCTGATGCCCCATCGTTCGTGCCAACTTGGGCAAAAAGTTCTCAGCTCCTTGGTGGGTCGACCAGCTTCAAGCGTCCTTCGTTGCCTGATTGGGATCAGCAAGGTCAGCAAGCTGTTGACAAGGATCTGCCTTCTATACTTGACCCGACTTTCTTTTCGAGGGATGTTGAAAGCAAAGCTATCCCTGTCGGGCGTGCTTCCAAAGACGATGTCCGGggtgcagctcgaccgTCCTTGTCTTCCGCATCGACCTTGGCGTCAGTGGACAAACAGGCCAACAAAAGTGCCGTCGAGCCTTCGCGCGCTGCAGACGTCGATAGTGGGCAGGAAACAAGCGAAACACACCAAGCTCCATTTGCTTGGCAACCATCTGCTTCCAATCGACTTGCACCTCGCACACAGCCCATGCACATCCCTTCTGGACCTCGCAGCTGCCATTCTCCCTCGATATCACAGACTTCTGATGCTGGACACGTCCCATCCATTCGATGGGGCGATCGCCGCACGTCTTCAAGAATGAGCATGTCCTCTCTTGATAGGCGATTCCGCAGGTCATGTCGCGGCAAGAAAGGGCCCGATGACGTTGGAGGTaatgacgaagacgactacgaggacgaagaagagagTGTCACCGATATTATCGAAGAGATTGTGGAACGCATGGACAAGGTCCTCGAGGGATGGGCTGGCAAGATTCTCGATGAAGTCACCATCATGGGCCAGGTGCGGCCGCACCCACGCAATCTTGCCAGCGTGTCTGACTTTCCTCTGGATCAGGAGAAGCTGGTGCAAGACATGTTCAAACGCATGGAAGAAGCGTTGGATAGTCGCCTCACTCCTGCTCTTTTCGCCTCGCATGCTCGAAGAGCGTCAGATGAGACCCAAAGCACGATTCGACCACTACGTCAAAGGAATTCTTCCTCAGATGTCAAGACAGCCAACTCAAGCCTTGCTGATGCGCCAGGCGAGTGGGACTTTGACTATGTGCAGGATATTCTCGACGTCAAGTTGGGCGAGTTCCGCAATCAGATTGAGTCGACTCTGGCTCAGGTGATGGCTGCGCTGGACAAGAATGGGCATCTTGGGGCCGCCGTCAAGCCGAATGGAAATGACAAGTACACAAACGACTCTGGTCCACTGGTTGACTTTGCCGAGGTCGTCACCGCGCGTCTGATGACCCAGCTTGAATCAACACTCCAGCTGCATTTGCACGCAGCCAAAGAATTCCAATCGGCATCcgatgtcgagctgcaaaagGCCATGCAGTCCAAGCTGGATGAGAACCTCTTCCTGCTTTCCGAAAAGGGTGCGACAGACCGTTCCAGCATACAGCACATGCTCGAGTCGGAAATGCATGGACTCGAACGCTCCTTCAGCAAGATTGTCAGCTCTGTAGAGGAACACATCCGTTCTGCGCTCATGCTGCACTTGCCTCCTTTGCTTGCGGACAAGGCGTCTAGCGACGGTACGCTTGCCGACAGACTCACCAATCAGCTTGGCTCGGCCCTGGGCCCGGTTTTGTCAGAGGAGCGACGATGCATGCTCGAAGAACACCAGAGAAGTCGGGATCTCTTGCTAGAAGctttgccatcctcgacacAAATCGCTCAGTCGACAAtcaagcttgtcgagccGTTGGTCAAGAGTCTCAAAAGCGAACCAATCGATTCAGACGCACTCGTCAAGAGGCTGGCCGAGGTGATTGGTAAGCAGTCGATTGAGCATCTGGTCGACCTCAACCCGGTGCTTGCGCTTATTGAGCCTCTGATtgtcaagcacgaagaggCCCGCGCTTTCAGCAAAAAGATCTTGCAGAGGCAGGAGGACACAGAACGCACTCTTTGCGAATTGCCGGGTGCTATCAATGCCAAGACGGAAATCTTCTTGTCCAGCGCGAACGACACAAGCGAAAGGCAAGGCCTTATCCTCGAGAAGATCGCCGAGATCAAAGCGGAGATCAAGGACAGCTCGTCCACCTTGTCTAACGCAGCGTCTTTGAACACAGATGCTCTGCACAGGAGGCTCGAAGATCTGGCGAAGGACAAGATTCTCACTCGGGAGACTGCCGAAAAGACGCTCTCTGAGCTGGCTAGTGTCTACCAGGTGCTCGACTCGTCTTACCAGGCCTTGTCTCGACTTGAAGCTCAGCACACGTCCAGCGAAGAGTCCCATCGCGATGCgacagcttggcttgaaAAGCAGGCTCAAGCGAATGCTGATCTAGCAAAGGAGCTCAGGGAGGCGGAAGCGCGTGCGGCACGCGCTGAGGCAGGTCAAGCTGAAGCCGAGGCCAAGTTATCCTCGTTGGGCAGAGAATCAGACTCTTTGCGGGaccagctcgctcagctgACAGCCGAGTTCGCCTCGTTCAAGGCTGAAAGGACtaaagagcaagaagcatcCGAAAAGGCTGTGGCAGACGCGATGGCTCGAGTCGACCGAGCCGAAGCTGCCAGTGTCGAAACTCAAGACCGAATGAGTCGTCTACTGGAGCAAGCGAATGTCGCTGAACGCGAGGCATACGACTCGGCCAAGTCGGTGTTGGAACGTGCATCCAAGGCAGAAGGCCAAGTCGCAGCGCTCGAGAAGCGAATCGCCGAGCAGGACAACAAGATCGGCAACCTGCAGCAACTCTCTGCGACGCAAAAGCAAAAAGCTGCTCAGAGTCACCAAAAACTGGCGGAGGGCGAGAAACGcgtcaaggagctcgaagGCAAGGCTGAAGAGCTCGCCGAAGCGGCGATACGTCTACGGCTACTTGAGGAGAAGGCGAATGAGCTGGAGGACGTTCGACGCCAGCTACATGATAGCGTTGAAAGGGAGGCCTTGATGAAGAAGGAGCTCACGAAGTACGACGACCGCTTCTCTGAAATGGAGACGGAGCTAGTCGAGATCAAGGACAGCTTTGTTG
- a CDS encoding uncharacterized protein (related to suppressor protein PSP1) → MTETYDSAHRHAMQMSESKPYTTAQQEAQRHAPLSSPGSSPTPSNPSHPASLNGDDARHGTSPATSVDGASMPPSGLKLDLSTSQSQSRSEQQASLSRAGVARSPHPLDSSQEARSSLAARSGGILATMQEEGPAFSESRRGSTLGFDANQSYSHMEQAMRASRHRSASSAAALALHSSGGPFVDRWTSNAAGRIAPASVVSSRTIWEGPNTDALTSSATSNSGIPPRPFPSLQRGFSASYVRNVQEPASPSPFLSSPAGFHDLGLDFSDHSLRTSRSSFHNTSSPFGATPDLPELSSYPEAPIAGNDEEVQRPAAGTESRRHSVAGTGPVRESAGVIGGHRRAIGFDVVGTYAQHDNGRGGNSTGVCKEGVWTRALGHGRDRSVSNVFPGFNPFAGSSLALSMDDLAGDYGPEPTSPYGMRRSDLSGDSATNASAQAASMPSATDTGGFGSFDARSIGLADSTQIRASRGGKESLSASWDQMTPSQMAALSPGDGQRTLAEMTRQLRQMSIGEGDVRGRPRAAGVASIFDNQLEGTRTVRASPGTSPAGARGDTAANSPGTGRGLSAQAKSFTASQPLASLPRDQFGSGGSSTVVGLNDTPAYSFPPPAVVAVQGGRLMPQMAGVPAFLPLPQPPLGFGGANPMTPMSSSQNDLTFSSLAALGPMPPSSMGPPGGMMGSGAAGGPLSSAGTAGELQDLGKGVPLSSLSKDTPLYIVEFKQGRTDLFFRSTSPSSSPSNCNGESIQRGDLVIVEADRGKDLGTVVNDSITVEQVQAFLAHQSDLTIGTAVVGAGGQLSGAHVSDETLSNASGRSGSPPSTTGATIASGGSSIASTRPMRTINPKRLFTKATAADTSTLFSKAQDEERALQLCISKVMQRGLPMSVVAAEMQWDRRKLTFYYTASMRVDFRDLVKELFRLYKTRIWMCHLGHPSGAGMS, encoded by the coding sequence ATGACCGAAACGTACGATTCTGCTCATCGACACGCCATGCAGATGAGTGAGTCAAAGCCATACACCACGGCTCAGCAAGAGGCTCAACGTCACGCACCCTTGAGCTCGCCCGGTTCCTCTCCTACACCTTCCAACCCTTCGCATCCGGCCTCGCTCAACGGCGACGACGCGAGACATGGAACTTCGCCCGCTACGTCGGTGGACGGCGCATCGATGCCTCCGTCTGGACTCAAACTCGATCTGTCCACCAGCCAATCCCAGAGTCGCTCTGAACAGCAGGCTTCTCTCAGTCGCGCTGGTGTCGCCCGTTCTCCCCATCCGCTCGACAGCTCTCAGGAGGCACGTTCGTCTCTAGCAGCTAGGTCGGGTGGCATCCTTGCGACAATGCAGGAAGAAGGACCGGCCTTCTCCGAGAGTCGACGTGGCTCCACGCTGGGCTTCGATGCAAACCAATCCTATTCCCACATGGAGCAAGCGATGCGTGCCTCGCGTCATCGTTCGGCCTCCAGCGCTGCCGCTCTTGCCCTTCACAGCAGCGGCGGTCCCTTTGTGGATCGATGGACCAGCAACGCTGCCGGACGAATCGCGCCTGCTTCAGTGGTCTCTTCTCGAACCATCTGGGAAGGCCCCAATACCGACGCGCTGACCAGTAGCGCCACTTCCAACTCCGGCATTCCGCCAAGGCCATTTCCGTCGCTGCAGCGCGGCTTTTCCGCTTCGTACGTCCGCAACGTACAAGAGCCTGCATCACCTTCGCCGTTTTTGAGCTCGCCTGCCGGTTTTCATgatcttggtctcgacTTCTCTGACCATTCGCTACGCACGTCGCGCTCCAGCTTTCACAATACTTCCTCGCCATTTGGTGCGACACCCGACCTTCCAGAGCTATCGAGCTATCCCGAGGCACCGATCGCAGGTAATGACGAAGAAGTGCAGCGTCCTGCCGCTGGTACCGAGTCTCGACGTCACTCTGTCGCGGGAACGGGCCCGGTTCGCGAGTCTGCTGGCGTCATTGGAGGCCATCGACGCGCCATTGGCTTTGATGTAGTTGGAACCTATGCTCAGCACGACAATGGTCGGGGTGGTAATTCTACCGGCGTCTGCAAAGAGGGAGTATGGACCCGTGCTCTAGGCCACGGACGAGATCGCAGCGTCAGTAATGTCTTTCCGGGCTTCAATCCTTTTgcaggcagcagcttggctttgtcCATGGACGATCTCGCCGGCGACTATGGTCCTGAGCCGACGTCGCCATACGGCATGCGACGCTCGGACCTGTCTGGTGACAGTGCGACGAACGCTAGCGCACAGGCCGCGTCAATGCCATCAGCCACTGACACAGGTGGCTTTGGCAGTTTCGACGCAAGATCGATCGGCTTGGCCGATTCAACGCagattcgtgcttctcgcGGCGGCAAAGAGAGTCTCTCAGCCAGCTGGGACCAGATGACGCCTTCGCAGATGGCAGCGCTCTCCCCAGGCGATGGCCAACGCACACTGGCCGAGATGACGAGGCAGCTCCGTCAGATGTCGATTGGCGAAGGCGATGTGCGAGGACGCCCTCGTGCAGCTGGCGTCGCCTCAATCTTTGACAACCAGTTGGAAGGCACCCGCACCGTGCGCGCAAGTCCTGGAACGTCCCCCGCCGGTGCCCGCGGCGATACAGCTGCGAACAGTCCTGGCACGGGTCGCGGCCTGTCAGCTCAGGCCAAATCGTTCACAGCTTCGCAGCCGCTTGCATCCTTGCCACGAGACCAGTTCGGCAGTGGTGGTAGCTCTACGGTTGTCGGCCTGAATGACACGCCTGCCTATAGTTTTCCTCCGCCTGCCGTCGTTGCAGTGCAAGGCGGTCGTCTCATGCCGCAGATGGCGGGCGTTCCCGCTTTTCTCCCGCTGCCACAGCCGCCacttggctttggcggcgCCAATCCGATGACACCCATGTCTAGCTCGCAGAACGACTTGACTTTTTCTAGCCTGGCAGCACTGGGACCCATGCCGCCGTCTTCGATGGGGCCGCCCGGTGGCATGATGGGTAGTGGAGCAGCCGGTGGACCACTTTCCAGCGCAGGCACAGCCGGAGAGCTGCAAGATCTCGGCAAGGGAGTGCCGCTCTCGAGCCTGTCGAAGGACACGCCACTCTATATAGTCGAGTTCAAGCAAGGACGCACAGATCTATTCTTCCGTTCGACGTCACCGTCGTCTTCGCCCTCGAACTGCAATGGCGAGTCCATTCAACGCGGTGACTTGGTCATTGTAGAAGCCGATCGAGGCAAAGATCTTGGCACAGTGGTCAACGACAGCATCACGGTCGAGCAGGTACAAGCATTCCTTGCGCATCAGTCGGATCTGACGATCGGCACGGCGGTGGTAGGAGCTGGTGGCCAGCTCAGTGGAGCTCATGTAAGCGATGAGACGTTGTCGAACGCTTCGGGTCGAAGCGGCTCTCCCCCTTCGACCACGGGTGCGACGATAGCATCTGGCGGTTCGagcatcgcttccacccGTCCAATGCGCACCATCAACCCCAAGCGGCTCTTCACCAAAGCTACTGCCGCCGACACAAGCACGCTCTTTTCCAAGGCACaggacgaggagcgagCTCTGCAGCTGTGCATCTCGAAAGTGATGCAACGAGGATTACCGATGAGCGTGGTAGCTGCTGAGATGCAGTGGGACAGGCGCAAGCTCACGTTCTACTATacggcgtcgatgcgcgTCGACTTTCGAGATCTTGTCAAGGAGTTATTCCGACTGTACAAGACGCGAATTTGGATGTGCCACCTAGGTCATCCGAGCGGTGCTGGTATGAGTTGA
- a CDS encoding J-type chaperone JAC1 (related to Co-chaperone protein HscB, mitochondrial precursor) produces the protein MINAGANGRLLMRGTAGITRIAATETGAARSLVFAARPSIVNGGSKHVCSPFSRLAVVTLLTRQDIRASMPRMSFSKISASAPLKSCPNCSHPQPLESLCCPECNTLQPLPSDIDFYKAMDLDLASVPSGGWQVDVSALKRAWRLKMAVTHPDRMVGRSDKEQQIGAQQSALINRAYETLLHPLSRAFYLLERHGACEPSESDSLEDPELLMEVMELRERLEEAGSEQEAAEVRADNAKLLEATVKKLNEAFGQTPPDLETAREASVQLRYWTNIEKAAREWSPGKRVELQH, from the coding sequence ATGATCAACGCTGGTGCAAATGGTCGCTTGCTAATGCGCGGGACTGCAGGTATCACACGCATCGCAGCGACAGAGACCGGAGCTGCGCGTTCCCTGGTCTTCGCTGCACGGCCTTCGATCGTCAACGGCGGCAGCAAACATGTTTGCTCTCCCTTTTCTCGCTTGGCGGTTGTAACGCTGCTAACAAGGCAAGACATTCGAGCAAGCATGCCACGTATGTCGTTCAGCAAAATTTCAGCATCTGCACCTCTCAAATCCTGCCCAAACTGCAGTCACCCCCAACCACTCGAATCGCTCTGCTGTCCCGAATGCAACACACTTCAACCCTTGCCCTCCGACATTGACTTTTACAAAGCCATGGACCTCGATCTGGCCTCGGTTCCCTCGGGAGGATGGCAAGTCGACGTTTCAGCCCTGAAACGAGCTTGGCGACTGAAAATGGCGGTCACGCATCCAGACCGTATGGTGGGACGAAGTGAcaaagagcagcagatcggagcgcagcagagcgcACTTATCAACCGTGCGTACGAGACACTTCTGCACCCGCTGTCGCGTGCCTTCTATCTACTGGAAAGACACGGTGCGTGCGAGCCATCCGAATCGGACTCGTTGGAAGATCCGGAACTGCTGATGGAGGTGATGGAGTTACGAGAGCGGCTGGAAGAGGCGGGGAGCGAACAAGAGGCGGCAGAGGTCAGAGCAGATAATGCAAAGCTGTTGGAAGCGACCGTCAAAAAGTTGAACGAGGCCTTCGGTCAAACCCCGCCAGACCTCGAGACGGCCAGAGAGGCGAGTGTTCAGTTGAGGTACTGGACAAACATTGAAAAGGCAGCGAGGGAATGGTCGCCTGGCAAACGGGTCGAATTGCAACATTGA
- a CDS encoding mitochondrial 54S ribosomal protein uL16m (related to MRPL16 - mitochondrial ribosomal protein, large subunit), producing MLSSLTAALHGLSVGTAASAGPSSIASASRKLIPSIRSLHIASSSRPSVRNAIKAPTCFSMQIGGVRHKGNLAPRRTKYRKAHKITIPFNTGGSTKGTTVQEGAYGIRLLAPARLSAKQLVAAETALKRKLKVVKGAQVFLRVFPDIPVCIKGNETRMGKGKGTFEYWACRANMGKVIFEIGGPVEIRPEVAKEALRLASAKLPVPTEFVTTASKPRIGNKVVEDAVTTSSAVAAAAP from the exons ATGCTGTCGTCACTCACTGCGGCCCTACACGGGCTGAGCGTCGGCACTGCTGCTTCAGCTGGTCCATCTTCCATCGCCTCAGCTTCTCGAAAGTTGATCCCTTCCATTCGATCGCTCCACATCGCCTCATCTTCCCGTCCATCTGTTCGCAACGCCATCAAAGCTCCCACGTGCTTCTCAATGCAGATTGGAGGCGTTCGACACAAAGGCAACCTTGCTCCGCGTCGAACAAAGTATCGCAAGGCACACAAGATCACCATTCCTTTCAACACTGGGGGATCGACGAAAGGTACAACCGTCCAAGAAGGCGCATACGGAATCCGACTTTTGGCGCCTGCCCGTCTGTCAGCGAAacagctcgtggctgcCGAGACCGCTCTGAAACGAAAATTGAAGGTAGTCAAGGGAGCACAGGTGTTTTTGCGAGTGTTTCCAGATATTCCCGTCTGCATCAAGGGAAACGAAACCCGTATGGGCAAAGGTAAAGGAACATTTGAGTACTGGGCTTGCAG GGCCAACATGGGTAAAGTCATCTTTGAGATTGGTGGGCCTGTCGAAATTCGACCCGAAGTGGCCAAGGAAGCACTCCGCCTGGCTTCCGCTAAGTTGCCTGTTCCAACCGAGTTTGTGACAACCGCTTCGAAGCCCAGGATCGGCAACAAGGTCGTCGAGGATGCTGTTACGACCAGCTCTGCTGTagccgcagctgcaccgTAA